A genome region from Tenebrio molitor chromosome 4, icTenMoli1.1, whole genome shotgun sequence includes the following:
- the edl gene encoding protein C-ets-1 — MALQTADAAPVRYGPTERWQRLNFEEEEESLPKDPRQWTREHVAQWINLVTQQHGLPEVPSSRFLMNGKALCLMSLSMFLSRVPLGGKLLYKDFQLRLCAALYGVEQ, encoded by the exons ATGGCACTGCAGACCGCCGACGCCGCCCCCGTACGATATGGACCCACCGAAAGATGGCAGCGACTGAACTTTGAAGAGGAAGAGGAGAGCTTACCAAAAg ATCCGAGGCAGTGGACGAGGGAACATGTGGCACAATGGATCAATTTGGTTACTCAACAGCACGGATTACCTGAAGTGCCTTCTTCCAGGTTTCTGATGAACGGAAAGGCTTTGTGTCTGATGTCACTCAGCATGTTTCTCAGTCGAGTGCCGCTCGGAGGGAAGCTTTTGTACAAAGATTTTCAGTTGAGGTTGTGCGCGGCCCTTTACGGGGTTGAACAGTGA